aactaccactatttacctggatctctacacatgaacgcaagcattgagaacattgtttgctaaaaagaaaggttttgaacaactgactttggatgtTATTTCTTTTCCACTCTAttgaatggctttgcaatgtatcgcTTTGCACTGTCATTTAAGGGATGCCATCTGAAACGGTCTCGTTTATACAGGCACTGCAGCTCcaccttgtgttttttaaagagatgtgcaatcattgtggtgatctgaaatcatcgcaaTAAGATCAAACACTCGTGATGAGACGATAATTTAATCTTTGCGACAGCCCTACCCTAGACTAGCTCTTGGCTGCACAATATGCTTCCCCTTCCTCTCTCCCAGCTTCTACAGCCATGTTTCAAGGCCtcctgataaaaaaaaacagatataTGGTCTCATTGCAACCATTACACAGGCTATCTGTATAATGCACCGAACTCTCAGTGCAATGTAAGCAGGAAGCTGACCACAGAGTTCGTCATCTCTGTGAAACGCCAGAGTGATGGCCAACATCTTTAATGCATCAGACAGACTGGTCATAAAAGCAGAATATCATGCAGCAGATGACATCATGTCGACACTTGCTGCTGTTCGGCCGAGTGACGCATGCTGCGAAGGTACGTTTAACAAAGCACGTGACAACGCTTGCATCCTGTTAATGGTGTCCTTCAGGCAGATTTTATGGGAAGGGCTGTTTTACAGCATCTGCATACTGATGCCTCTTTGGGGGGGTACTACTGTTGCAATGACTCCAGGTTTTAAATCAGCTAAATATTTACAAGCTACcaatttaacaaacaaaatgtgTGCCACTAAATGATTAGTATTTAAGAAGCAGCACGATAATTGAGCAATTCATGAAGTAATCaatcaataaattataaaatgtgtaaGCATTAAGCTacagaaaatgaacaaaaatacattccCTAATAGGTTTTTAGTATGAGAGCACAAAGCAATGTGTCATGTTTGCTTGTGCATTACTGTCATTTTACCACAGATAAGGATGTTAAAGAGTTTACTGAACATTGTGCACTGACAGCAATGtaactagggctgcacaattcTTGCTAAAACGTAAATCACGATTTTTCTTCATGGGAAATGAGATCATGATTCCCTCACACGATTCACTTTTTTTTTCAaccaaaatatttatttcactCAAGTAAAATGTGTTACACATGACTTTCAGTTATAATACAGTGCTGGACATATAAGTAAGAGTCTCAAAACTAGTGGTCAACCGATATCTTTATTTATGGCCGATACAGATATTTAGAAAGCTGTATGGCCAatataacacaaatgttttttacagtaaataagagagaaacaaaattggtgaaactaaaaaaaaacattcgttATGCATAACATTTATGAACATACCCTTTTGATGTActtcaaacatatttacaaGGCATAATTAATGTGGATCTGACACCTCACGGTACTGTTTGAATAAGTTGGTTGAACCAGTGtgttaaaaagtgaataatgaGTTGCCTTTATGGAACCAATTACTCTCACCACCAGGATTGTCCACAACAATTGtgcttatttttttctcttttgtgtgaaaattgccagtccaaatccaccaagtaaaccgtctatgtgtttaggtctgccgccttCATACACATCACACGAGTGACAGCGGAAACACCGCAAATAAGAATGAGAAAGAAGAGAAACtatcgggtctgattggtgaatgaatataGGTTTGGTTTATAGCATCTTGGATTGTTGTAAAGTAAATACATGAAAACGTCAATAAtgcatctgaatacagggaaatacTGTACATGCAAGTGCATcgctgtcatttaaaaaaaagatcacATGTATGTATCAATCAAGATTGTGATTCTTTTTTcaattaatcgtgcagcccctAAATGTAACATGTCTAATTATATAAAGTACTACTAGAAAAGATGTTTCAAACTCATTTCATCTAAAATTCGTAGAACTATGTTCGGATTAACTTGATTAAAAACTATTTCGAAAGTATCAACAGAAAAAAATCTCCTTTTATATGCACAAGCTGCACTATTCATTCTTATAAATGCCATGCCCTTTATACAAGAGACAGTGAGGTGAAAGTTCCATCCATGTGCATGTCTGAGATCACACAGTCATGCTCAGCACAAAGAGAGATCTGCTAAGAGGTGCACGGTTGTGTGTCAGCAGGTGTCACATGAAGAATTGTGCAAAGTCACTactatacacaaacacacacactaggCTCCGTCAGTCTAATATTTCACTGACATCAGTCTAATATCAAAACAGATGCGCTTCTGTTGAAGATCAAAGGGTGCGTTATTTACCAGTTTTCAGCTGAGATTTACCATCTGTTAATGAATGAGTTAATGAATGTGGCATAAACCTACAATGCTATTTGCTCAACTTGACATTACCTAAACATTCAATCTCTTGTTATCTAAATAATATCAGATTTACTCATAATATAAACAAAGATTTAAATACTTAGACAGAGGTTAGCAAATAAAATGCTACCACATACAAAAGCTCTTTCACTTTTCAGTACTGAAAAAGCATAGGACAGAATGCTATCATTCTGAACAGTTGTGTTTATCCAGTGTTACCTATGCTATACTGGAATAACACAACTAGTCAGAATAGACTGCTTGATTACAATAACAAAGATTTATCAGTTTGTTTATGGAATGATAGAAAAAAACTACAGGGTGCTGTATATGGGTTCTATCAGGGGCGTTTCTAGAGGGGTGAAATTAAAAGTAAGATTTACAATTAGATGTTTCTTGTATCATTGGTATGTTATGAAAGCATGCTTATATAGATTCacaataaatcataaaaaagaGGTTTCATAAACGGTCACAAACTAGCCACCCTCTAACCACGCTTTCTGAAATCTTAGTTTAACACCACATGCCAATGTGTCCTCAGCTCTCAAAGAGAAGCAAGAATTAAAACTCTGCCTGATGCAAACATAGCCTTTAACAACTGCGTGTTACAGTATATAGTTGACAGAGAtccaacatttacatttaagtatttagcagacgcttttatacAAAGCGACTTGCAAAAGATATTAGAGCGATTTGTCTTAGGAAAGCAGTAGTCGCTTACCATCATTTGTTTAAAGTATGACTGAAACCGCTCTCAGACTTACCCTAAGACTCTGACCAAATTTGAAACCTTGGACCGAGGAAATGCTCTTAAAAACAAACCACAGGGAAATACTGCTAACCAGTATTTAGTAACCTAATCAGCATAAACCATCATAAAAACACAACAGAGTATAAATGAATACCAAGGAAAGCTTTATGCATGCTCTTGAAGCATTTCTAAAAGCCAAAAGTTTTTTGATATTCAAAACCAGTTCATCATGAGAACAAACCATGTGACTCTCCTCTTTAGAGGTAAAAAACAATTATCATAAGCAGGATGTAGGACATAACTTAACCATCAATATAACATGGTGAGGCTTAGGCTTGATTCCTAGTGTCATTGCTCGTCATGCAATGTAAACCTAAAAGCAAACACATTTCTTGAAGTGCCATGCAGTGATAGGTCTGACATCCCTCCTTGCAAATATTCACCATGGCAACCACAGTTTCCCTCAAAATATCATAGTTACTCAAATAAAGCTATGGTACTTACTTGGCATGAGAACTGACACTGAAAAACATGGCTGCTAAAAATACTCTACTGCTGTTGACATTGATCCTGTCATTCTTTAGAAAAGATCGTgtattcatttataattgtaaaaTGCTGTAGCTATGGTACTTTGACGTAAACTGGTTACCATGATGAATGTTTGTAAGCAAACCAAAAGGCCTTGTTGTTGCCCTTACCTTCAATGGCAATGACATGCTCTCGTATCTGATTCTGCAGCAGTGGCTCCTCCACCCGCTCCAGCAGCTCGTAGATAGAGTAAATGTTCGGATGGACGGACTCGAACCTCTGGATCTCAGCTCTGATCGCGGCTGAGTTCGCCAGGTGCTGCTGATAATTCATGTTTGCAATGTGATCTCTTCAATTGCAATCCGATATGAAAGTGTCCAGCGAGTGTTTGCTGACAAATTAGGTGATATGATGCAAACACGTAAACCCAGAAGTCAGGGCAGATGTCCTCCTGAGGTCTCAAAAGCAAAGCGAAATGTATGTTGCTTATATCCAGACTGGGTATCAAGATAATATGCGACCACAGATGGCAGCAAACTAAATAATGAAACGTTAACAATCTAGCCGGCTTGCAGTAAACAAGGTGCCAACCTACCACAAGGGAGACAAACTAGCAGATGATTTTGTATCCGTGCATGTCATATTAGAATATGTATGTGTATTAAAGCAGAAGTCCAGGCGATTGAAGGAGATCTGCCGTTGTCCGGATCTAAAATCCCAAAGAAGAGTCATATGCCCCATATTCCCATAAGCAAAACACAGAAACCCCCCAAATCACCATGCATCGACACTACTGGCTATAACAGATAAGAGAAGGCCAGCTCGGGTCTACAATCCGATGCGAGGAAAGTCCACATGGTGACGTCCGGCTGTTTAATATACACCGCCCAGTCTCCGCGGCGAAATAAAGATAAACGATTAAAAATAGAACTCTGAAAGGTAGCGAGTAAGTTACAGTCCGGGTTGGCCGGGTATGTCTGCCGTGTTTGAGGGCAGTCAACTCGCTCTCTCCTGTTGTTCACTTCGGCTCATGCTGACATTACAACAACGAACAACCGCTAAACTACTTTCTGTGGTCTAGCTGCAAAACCGCAAAACCATAATGTGTGCGTCAGACCAGATAAAACACTATCGCTGGGAAGGTTTTTGGTGAGGTCTCTTGTTTTATCCGCAAAGATGGGTGCATTCCCTTTCCTCCCGCACTGAGGTCCGTCCCGTCTGTATCCTCTGAAACATCATTGCGCCTGCTCCAGCCTTTGGACGTTTCCTACTGGAAAAACGTCGGCTCGCTTTAGTGCGATCGTGTTGCTCATGGCTGCGCCCATTCTGCGCAGTAAGTTGTTAATGAACCCATTACTAGATACAGGTCGCCACGGCCTCTATGGGGCGCTGTGGCTGCATTTATCTCACAAGAAACACATGTCGGCCCAAGATATTGTGGgcctcatacatttttttgtcattCAGCAGCATAGTTTAGTAGTCAGTGTACTGATCAGTAAGTTTGCCATAATTTAATTGCACTTAAACATTTGTTCCCTTAAAAACGGGGGGCATCAATGCTTAGGCCTACTATGTACCTTCTCCAGATATAATGTTACATTTTCTAAATCCTCTCTAATTCGCATGAGCCAACACaataaaaatcatgaaaaatacattactttattaaatCTTAAAAACACACATAGTATTGGGACATACAGACAGGTagttaacatttaaaataaacatttggcTGATTTGCTTTTAAAGACACAGCATATATCAAGCAATATTGCAAAAAATTAATGTCAGAGCGATTTCGGTTCTGCCTCTTGTGGTAATATTTCACAATGCGATAACCTTGTCATGTTCAAATATGCAGCAATTCAGGATCTTCACCAGTGCCCAAACCCAAAAATGTGATTTACTAATTCAAAACATTGGGAACTGatttagacaaatgaatactgTGTACATAAACATACTGCCAAATTAGGGTGGCCAGGACAGCCCTATTAACgtttccattttaaatgaggAAGCTGTGTTTTTTCTGGTTAAATGgcaaaaataatgtttaaaattcTAACCCAATATCAGTGCTTGACAAATTTGAGTGTTCACAAAGAACCAGAGACAGAATGTTTGAGAAATGGAATCTCAGACATGTCCTCAGAGTCATATTATAACGCGGGTGTGATCTCTTCCACACCTCCTATAAAGGTTAAATATTAAGGTTAAGTCGTAATTGGTGTGGGCTTATAGACTTGGTAATAAAAAACAGACTAGGCTGGAGAGTGAGTTCACAGCCAGCAGGCAATAACCGAGCCAGTAAAATGAGAGCCAATATAGTCCGGCTATGTGTAACACccttctaccctaaataaccttgaatttggttgcATGCTGTTTTTTGGAAATAAACTAGTGAGAAGTACAAAATTctatcatgtaagcaaagtcaacagatgttcaaggtgtttgctttcatttctttgACATGTTCTAAGCGTATGCTcatcgtctattcttgggcaatggttagacgtctattagactttcactgacagccgaaattttgctttgttttagcCAGAATTGCTTGCTGGGCAGTTTGTTACAGTGACTATTACACCTTGTAATCTGCCTGCCTGAGTCTAGACTGTGTGTGCTGTATTTGGGAGGGTTACCGAATGACCCTTTTACCTTTTCcccaaaaatttttatttatttaaattaaatgtaattgtttgttttctttatgtACATTAACACATTTGTGTAGTCTTGTAACAAGTAAAGTGCCCTATCCATACTTGTCCAAATGCCAACACACtggatttatttaaagaaagcACTTTCTGTCCATTCCATCTGTATCTAATTCTGATAAAGTATAATGTTGCTAAATGTCTTGCACAGCTGAATTCGATTAGACTCAGTTTTACTCAATGGCCTCCTCTATCCTGGTTCCATCAACCAGAAGGGAATGAACTATTCTGTTTCGTTTCCTTCCACTGCTTGTTGCTTTTATGCAGCATTCATGGTTCCCAACTGCAAAGTGTGTCTCAGTTCCATCATCTGTAAATTCACCCTGCACGTGAGAAATTTAATCAGCCTTGTAACTAAATGATCACAAATCGTAGGAATAAATATGGTGTTTGATATTTCCATAGCCAGACAACTTATCCGTTCTTTATTAGCTGCCATTACTCTGATTTAAATATTTAGTTCATTATAATATgaatattttcttataatttacttatcctcaTGCCATCACAGATGTATGTGACCTTGTTTCTTAAGTTGATAACAAACAATTTTACACTGAAATGCTTTCATGTTCTCTTATATGGGAACCAAAACGGTgaagctccaaaaagcacacCCATCCATTAAAGTTCCATTTTTCTGTGGGAGGAACAGCTCATAATTTGGCAGAAACTTCATGACATaacaactcaaaaacaaaaagctaaacatgtcaCATAACTTTGGAAAGCTGGGATTCCTGTGATTTGAATGATGTAAACCcttttaaatgtcttttaaggtgtttttttttttttagcttttttcaGGAATGCTAAGGAATTAACTGTAGTATTGTAATATTTACCATGGTATCCATTTTCTGCCCATTGCACCACACATCCATAGTGTCTTTCTCTGgcaaaacagaaaataattcattttattcatgtttgtCTTTAGTTACGGCATTAAATGAAACTTTACTTTAGAGATTAAAAAAGCCATTCTGGGAAATACTGTTGAAACTCTTCAAATGTCTGTTGTTTATATGAAAACTTGCTAAATAAAATATCAGCAAATTTGGTAAGGACTCTGTCATTATGTTCTGTTCTGTTAGTACTGTAAATGCAGTCCAGACGTATACTATAGCCAAAATGTTAACAGTGTGGCTGGATGTAGATTATACTAAGGAATAAGCCTTTCAGCAAAACTGAAGGAACTTCAGAAGGGAGAATATCAGAAGGGAGGTGTCCTACCCAGAACTATCCTGCAATCATTACCACCCAGTTTCAGCAGCCATGTTTTGGAAATCTTTGCTCGATTATCCAAAAATGTTTGAAGACTTTTTCCATTGATCTCCAGTGTGTACTCATAAGTGAACCCATTGATTGCCTCAATGCTTATGGTTGCTTTCGTGTCTGTGCTCCCAACAGGAAATGTTTCTCTGCCTACCAGTTTGAACATCCAGTCCCTTCTCAAGAcctcctttaaaaaaaacaaaagtttgtgaaattaaatgtaaaatgctgaacacacacatactcatTATTTTTGGTATCAGTTTAGCATAGACTTTTTCTATTGACTAATGTTTTGTATTGATCTAACAATATTTTTCCACCTTTACATTAATTACATTTACAGGTCTCCACAGTCTCCAGCTGATTCTTCCTGTTATGGTTCTCTATCATTATGAACATATGTGAGACCGGCCCCACACAAATGTAATATATAGAAAATATTCTCTGTATAACAAACCCCAGCCCACtgtaaaacaatatttaaaaaaaaacattaaaatggaAATTAAATAGAAAATATTCACTAGCAGCTCTCACCTTGCCATTAATGTAAATAACACGTTTCCCTGTAGTTGTTCCATGTTCAAACTCAACCCTGTAAATCCCATCACTCAGTGACACCTCCCACATCCCCACAATGTCTCCTGACATCTTGAGTTATGAATATGATCCACACTTCCTTGTCTCCCTTTACTATTTTAATGCTTTGTAATGTCTGTGTAATGCCTGTTGATAAATCAATCTTTAAGTGCTGATTAAATTGCTGTAAAGTATTGAGGTTGCTACCCATTGCTCACTCAGCAGCTAGTGCATTAGTGTAAGAGGCTTAAATGATTAAGCCAAgagttttgtgtgtatttatgtgTGAACCTGTGTGTTTTCCATTGTATGTCTATCAGTAAGTGATTTTGTAATTGCAGCACATACAAAATTGGATGGAAAAATACATAGAAGTGATTTGCAAAATCGTCTAGATTTTATTGATCCTGTCTGATCACCACCAACAGATGGCAGTCTCTCCTCTCTCAAGGTTCGAAATTAAAAATATAGAACTATATAGAAGCATAGAAACattaactataaatatttacaaacaaaatgtatctctctttttctctatctgtctctctgtattttaaatgtaaaatttaatgtaaaaatTAGGTATTATTCTTATGTAAATAGCCTACGTTACAAAAATAACGTACTAAACAATATTCGAGGCGAGGGCCTTAGATGTATTACGCAGGTGACGACATCATGATTATGAATAATGTAATATAGatttcatattatttttatttgaaattacttttattgaaaatatttaatatacattatactttataaaacaatttgttttatatttaatttatgtttagtgacctatattttatttaatattttagtgaCTTGCATTGCGTAATATTAGCATATCAAAGGCGAGTGGGCGTGGTCGCGTATGGCTGTGAGATTCCGTTGTGAAAACTTTCTTCCAAATTCGTGGAGCTGAAAGTAATCATAAGAAGATCTACTGGAGACGATGATCCCGTGCTGAGGGTCCAAGAAGGTTTTTACACACTCTTTTTAAAGGATATGTCAAAACAAAATATCTTTACAGCTGGTGGAGTTTTGCGTGTCTTGTTCGAGCGTACTGGACGTGACTGAATATTATAATTGGGCAGTTTGCTTAATAGTCGATCTCCTTTTATTCCGTTCTTTGGATTTGGACATTATGTTTTTTACAGGAAAACGAGGCGGGACTGCATTATTCTTTTAGTAGTTTTCATTATATCCACGTTACACGTTTTCCTGTGTATTGGTCTGTGCTTGTTTGCTATTTAAATGTTCACGTTTTCTGTTTAggtcgttggtgtcaaatgtcACATTTCTGCAGCATTATTAACATGAAACATCTTCAGGTACATATTCTTTTGTTAGCTCTGTCATGGACACAAGAATTAGATTTAAAGTCATCCACTGTCTCACATTACACAGGAACACAGGAAGGACATGCACAAATGCAATCCAACAGTTTTGTTAAAACCTACAGTAATGACAAGTTTTCAAGTTTCTCCAGCTCAGGGAACACCCACATACTAGGGAAGCCTCAGAATGACCAGAACATGGGCTCTATTCGAACCCCTACACGAAGGGTGCAGAAAGGGAAAAGACAGATACTAAAAAAGAAGCCCAGTTTAACTAACAGTACATCTCCTCATGAGCCAAGTCCAGTTCGAAAGACACCTCTGTCTACACCGCTGAGTGTCTCCAATGCCACCAGCTCTATCAACATCCTGGCTGGTTTTGCTGGTAAAAACCGTGTGCTGGTCATTTCAGCCCCCAATGACTCTAATGGATATTACAAGTTAATGATAAACCTTCTGAAGCCTGAGGTGTACTGTGAGATGGCAGAGAGACACATGCAGCAGATTATAATGTTTCACGAAAAGGGGAAAAGAGGAGGCAAGGTGAGACGTGTTAGCAGCCAGGGATCTGTGGTTGAGGAGTCTCTGAATCCATCCCTGGTACCCCGGCTGATGGCCTTTTTAAAGCTGGAGGAAGGCAAGTTTGGGATGGTGCTACTAAGGAAGACCTTGCAAGTCGAAGAAAGATACCCGTACCCCGTGCAGTTGGAGGCGATCTATGAAGTGATAGACCAGACACCTATGCGCAGGCTGGAGAAGGCCAGGCAAAAGGACTTTGTGCAGAAGTGCAAAGTTGCAGGAGTCGAGGGGCAGGTGGTGCAATCTTTCGCCTCAAATACAGGTGGTTTGCAGACCCGGGAGGACACAGCACTCAACCAGACAGCTCAGGCACAAATACCAACCACCATTTTTACCTCTACAAAATATACAACAGTGACAAAACGCACAAGAACGACTACTCTGAGTACTACAACCACAAAACCTCCGACTACAACTACTGTAGAAACCACAACATCCGCCACAACCACTTTTCCTCTAACAACAACTGCTTTTACCACCAACATACCAACCACGGAGAAGCAAGCAGATCCACACACAACAGTACATTGGACCACAGCTGAGCCAAACACATCCGAGTCAGTCCACCAGCCCTTATCAATCCTTTACAACAGCACCGCAATTCCCTCTATCATCTCGGAAAAA
This Paramisgurnus dabryanus chromosome 7, PD_genome_1.1, whole genome shotgun sequence DNA region includes the following protein-coding sequences:
- the faimb gene encoding fas apoptotic inhibitory molecule b → MSGDIVGMWEVSLSDGIYRVEFEHGTTTGKRVIYINGKEVLRRDWMFKLVGRETFPVGSTDTKATISIEAINGFTYEYTLEINGKSLQTFLDNRAKISKTWLLKLGGNDCRIVLEKDTMDVWCNGQKMDTMGEFTDDGTETHFAVGNHECCIKATSSGRKRNRIVHSLLVDGTRIEEAIE